The proteins below come from a single Fibrobacter sp. UWT2 genomic window:
- a CDS encoding FISUMP domain-containing protein: MEMFGIKFNRLVAATAVFALCCGASFAAGPKKMGMHKMTKVSVKKTNLVHKGKTAKLEQPEQNLSEEELFALALESKNISKDGSTLTDTRDGKTYKIEIRGDKAWMKNNLSYSLSTPKQCLLEDEGNCKKFGRFYSHKEASKACPNGWHLPNDGEWRDYQKDQSKLDWNNLGKGGCKDWDGYCEGDNTGHYWSASKVKKNTARSWEFRSMAHSINRTDESLSKGLYVRCVADLR, translated from the coding sequence ATGGAAATGTTTGGAATCAAGTTCAATCGTCTGGTCGCTGCAACTGCAGTTTTCGCCCTTTGCTGCGGCGCAAGCTTTGCTGCCGGTCCCAAGAAGATGGGCATGCACAAGATGACGAAGGTGTCTGTCAAGAAGACGAACCTGGTTCACAAGGGCAAGACCGCCAAGCTCGAACAGCCCGAACAGAACTTGAGCGAAGAAGAACTCTTTGCACTGGCCCTCGAAAGCAAGAACATTTCTAAGGACGGCAGCACGCTCACCGACACCCGCGACGGCAAGACCTACAAAATTGAAATTAGAGGCGACAAGGCATGGATGAAGAACAACCTCTCCTATAGCCTTTCGACCCCCAAGCAGTGCCTGCTCGAAGACGAAGGCAACTGCAAGAAGTTTGGACGTTTCTACAGCCACAAGGAAGCCTCCAAGGCATGCCCCAACGGCTGGCACCTCCCCAACGACGGCGAATGGCGCGACTACCAGAAAGATCAGTCCAAGCTGGACTGGAACAACCTGGGCAAGGGCGGCTGCAAGGATTGGGACGGCTACTGCGAAGGCGATAACACCGGTCACTACTGGTCCGCTTCCAAGGTGAAAAAGAACACCGCCCGCTCCTGGGAATTCCGCAGCATGGCCCACAGCATCAACCGCACCGACGAAAGCCTCTCTAAGGGTCTCTACGTTCGCTGCGTCGCCGACCTGCGATAA